A single Streptomyces sannanensis DNA region contains:
- a CDS encoding SAM-dependent methyltransferase, giving the protein MERPAWAPQGIDISVPSVSRIYDYYLGGSHNFEVDREAARKAMEFIPGLPKIMQANRAFMRRAVRFAVDEGITQFLDIGSGIPTFGNVHEVAQAACPEAHVLYVDHDPVAVAHSRAVLEGNDRTGVAPADLRKPREILDSPEAARLLDFDRPVALLLVAVLHFIEDEDDPYAAVAELRDALPNGSLLILTHAAYEGIPLPQEQAGGAVGVYKNIRNPLIMRSADEIAKFFEGYEMVEPGLVMMPEWRPDTPVAQEDPYAFSGFAGVGRKA; this is encoded by the coding sequence ATGGAGCGACCCGCCTGGGCCCCGCAGGGCATCGACATATCGGTGCCGAGTGTGTCCCGGATCTACGACTACTACCTGGGCGGCTCGCACAACTTCGAGGTGGACCGCGAAGCGGCCCGCAAGGCCATGGAGTTCATACCGGGACTTCCCAAAATCATGCAGGCGAACCGGGCGTTCATGCGCCGCGCCGTGCGCTTCGCCGTCGACGAGGGCATCACCCAGTTCCTGGACATCGGTTCCGGAATCCCCACCTTCGGCAATGTCCACGAGGTGGCCCAGGCTGCCTGCCCCGAGGCTCATGTGCTGTATGTCGACCACGACCCGGTCGCCGTCGCCCACAGTCGGGCCGTGCTGGAGGGCAATGACAGGACCGGCGTCGCACCCGCCGATCTGCGCAAGCCGCGGGAGATCCTGGACAGCCCCGAGGCAGCCCGGCTTCTCGACTTCGACCGGCCCGTGGCACTGCTGCTGGTCGCCGTACTGCACTTCATCGAGGACGAGGACGACCCCTACGCGGCGGTGGCCGAACTGAGGGACGCACTGCCGAACGGCAGCCTGCTGATCCTCACCCACGCCGCGTACGAGGGCATTCCGCTTCCCCAGGAGCAGGCGGGCGGCGCGGTCGGCGTCTACAAGAACATCCGCAATCCGCTGATCATGCGCTCCGCCGACGAGATCGCGAAGTTCTTCGAGGGGTACGAGATGGTCGAACCCGGGTTGGTCATGATGCCCGAGTGGCGGCCGGATACCCCGGTCGCCCAGGAGGACCCCTATGCCTTCTCGGGGTTCGCGGGAGTGGGACGCAAGGCGTGA
- a CDS encoding class F sortase has product MRRDYSGLEPRRRQPWGVVALVMLTGLAMMRNGVGGPDGPPLPAASARLTGLPSPSTSAAAVRPLPYSAAAKIRIPAIKVDAPLMDVGVDADGWIEAPPAQDPNLAGWYQNGISPGQSGTAVIVGHVDNNAGPAVFYGLGALKKGNHIEVTRFDGSTAVFQVYGVEVFAKNNFPGAQVYGDTGYPELRVITCGGGYSRTGGYDGNVVAFARLTATR; this is encoded by the coding sequence ATGCGCCGGGATTACAGCGGACTGGAGCCGAGGAGACGCCAGCCCTGGGGCGTCGTGGCTCTCGTCATGCTCACCGGCCTTGCGATGATGCGGAACGGGGTGGGCGGACCGGACGGCCCTCCACTGCCCGCCGCGTCGGCCAGACTCACCGGCCTGCCCTCTCCGTCGACTTCGGCCGCCGCTGTGCGGCCACTTCCCTATTCCGCCGCCGCCAAGATCCGAATCCCCGCGATCAAGGTCGACGCCCCGCTGATGGACGTGGGGGTCGACGCCGACGGCTGGATCGAGGCGCCGCCCGCGCAGGATCCCAACCTGGCCGGCTGGTACCAGAACGGCATATCCCCCGGGCAGAGCGGTACGGCGGTGATCGTCGGTCACGTCGACAACAATGCGGGCCCGGCGGTCTTCTACGGACTCGGCGCGCTGAAGAAAGGCAACCACATCGAGGTGACCCGCTTCGACGGTTCGACCGCGGTCTTCCAGGTCTACGGTGTCGAGGTGTTCGCCAAGAACAACTTCCCGGGCGCCCAGGTCTACGGAGACACCGGGTACCCGGAGCTGCGAGTGATCACCTGCGGCGGGGGGTACTCCCGGACCGGAGGCTACGACGGGAACGTCGTAGCCTTCGCCCGGCTCACGGCCACCCGCTGA
- a CDS encoding SCO0930 family lipoprotein — MLCSSGDKPANPRAWRSASLALTAVAVLALTTACGQEKGSGPADSQAVGNAGSAQSGGYGDASAGGSAEQAAKPAGQLGVRDGGELGKVLTDSAGFTLYRFDKDTAKPPKSNCEGDCAKKWPVVPAGDVTAAPGTDASLIGEVTRPDGTRQLTVAGRPMYRFAKDTKPGDANGQGVGGVWFAAAPDGRKASAQAGNLPGMSVRDDPDLGRILVDGRGMTVYRFKKDSAWPMKTACTGACLEKWPVVAPVDTNDTEGVIKKGFVVFDRPDGIKQQTVNCWPVYTFSGDTKPGDTHGQGVKGLWYAVSPEGSLVGAPK, encoded by the coding sequence ATGCTGTGCTCATCCGGGGACAAGCCCGCGAACCCCCGGGCCTGGCGGAGTGCCTCGCTCGCGCTGACGGCGGTGGCGGTACTGGCGCTGACGACGGCGTGCGGGCAGGAGAAGGGCAGCGGGCCCGCCGACAGCCAGGCGGTCGGGAACGCCGGCTCGGCGCAGTCCGGCGGCTACGGGGATGCCTCCGCCGGCGGGTCCGCGGAACAGGCCGCGAAGCCCGCCGGGCAACTGGGGGTCCGGGACGGCGGCGAGCTCGGCAAGGTCCTCACGGACAGTGCCGGCTTCACCCTCTACCGCTTCGACAAGGACACCGCGAAGCCGCCGAAGTCGAATTGCGAAGGCGACTGTGCGAAGAAATGGCCTGTCGTGCCCGCGGGCGATGTCACGGCCGCGCCCGGCACCGACGCCTCGCTCATAGGTGAGGTGACCCGTCCCGACGGTACCCGTCAACTGACCGTCGCCGGCCGGCCGATGTACCGGTTCGCCAAGGACACAAAGCCGGGTGACGCCAATGGGCAAGGTGTCGGAGGTGTCTGGTTCGCAGCCGCTCCCGACGGGAGGAAGGCCTCGGCTCAGGCCGGGAACCTGCCCGGAATGTCCGTACGTGACGACCCCGATCTCGGCCGGATCCTGGTGGACGGGCGCGGTATGACGGTCTACCGGTTCAAGAAGGACTCGGCCTGGCCGATGAAGACGGCGTGCACCGGAGCATGCCTGGAGAAGTGGCCCGTGGTCGCCCCGGTCGACACGAACGACACGGAAGGCGTCATCAAGAAGGGTTTCGTCGTGTTCGACCGCCCGGACGGCATCAAGCAGCAGACCGTCAACTGCTGGCCGGTGTACACCTTCTCCGGTGACACCAAGCCCGGTGACACCCATGGGCAGGGCGTCAAAGGGCTCTGGTACGCGGTGTCTCCCGAGGGCTCACTCGTCGGGGCGCCGAAGTAA